A section of the Salvia splendens isolate huo1 unplaced genomic scaffold, SspV2 ctg540, whole genome shotgun sequence genome encodes:
- the LOC121790532 gene encoding uncharacterized protein LOC121790532, which translates to MAPKRKQTTPEEAAPVVRRSARLSSAAVAADPEPPKKKQTKPKAETKTKAETKAKAKAKAKAETKTKASSEEEGGEAVEKAEGAKTIVIEHCKQCTQFKRRAMKVKEELEKEVAGVNVVVNGEKPRRGCFEIREEGGEVFVSLLGMKRPFPPLKALDMDKLISDILHKIR; encoded by the coding sequence ATGGCACCCAAACGGAAACAGACAACCCCCGAAGAAGCCGCCCCCGTTGTCCGGAGGTCCGCCCGCCTCTCCAGCGCCGCCGTCGCTGCCGACCCAGAGCCACCCAAGAAGAAGCAAACCAAACCCAAAGCCGAAACCAAAACCAAAGCTGAAACCAAAGCCAAAGCCAAAGCCAAAGCCAAAGCCGAAACCAAGACTAAGGCTTCCAGCGAGGAAGAAGGTGGAGAGGCGGTGGAGAAAGCGGAAGGCGCGAAGACTATCGTGATAGAGCACTGCAAACAGTGCACACAGTTCAAGAGGAGGGCGATGAAGGTGAAGGAGGAGCTTGAGAAGGAGGTCGCCGGAGTCAACGTGGTGGTCAACGGGGAGAAGCCGAGGAGGGGCTGCTTCGAGATTCGTGAGGAAGGGGGAGAGGTCTTCGTCAGCTTGCTGGGCATGAAGAGGCCCTTTCCGCCGCTCAAGGCACTCGACATGGACAAGCTCATCTCCGACATTCTTCACAAGATTCGATGA
- the LOC121790540 gene encoding nuclear transcription factor Y subunit C-2-like: MRQPGAYSNLLSGDKMGPSFAATSKNQEDHEESGEDVKMISGEAPIVFSKACELFIEELTKRAWAMTLQRKTRTMHKEDVAAAVMETDIFDFLVGLVSHTPNPSAAIES, translated from the coding sequence ATGAGGCAACCGGGGGCGTACTCTAATCTTCTGAGTGGGGACAAGATGGGACCCTCATTCGCTGCCACTAGCAAGAATCAAGAAGATCATGAAGAATCAGGTGAggatgtgaaaatgatatcggGGGAAGCCCCCATCGTGTTCTCCAAGGCGTGTGAGTTGTTCATCGAAGAGTTGACGAAAAGGGCGTGGGCGATGACACTGCAAAGGAAGACAAGGACAATGCACAAGGAAGATGTGGCTGCTGCTGTTATGGAAACTGATATATTTGATTTCCTTGTTGGCCTTGTCTCTCACACTCCTAACCCTAGTGCTGCTATCGAGTCTTGA
- the LOC121790539 gene encoding uncharacterized protein LOC121790539, protein MDSFTLSTTANSTSLSSIQFFSQPVYHAKKSGILNFPGRKPKKFWVSASRDEPQLDDWDRMELKFGRMIGEDPKITLAKIMGRKSNPDVSYLEIEKLLDKKKGRALDEGVEEIPFDLPGQKKSVKFVQGLNLVRPVLKKGSKFEETAKPVETSAKSPISRPMKKASEASEDTKSSIPDVILRKPRSFNEDDGASGSTRFGMRPNLSLRMGNGPQKERFSDITLLRKPEPLTSGSEVGEEDSRPNSLDSKTGLVENSSTEGSGSAPLLKKPELMKLNSNAEANHDSPKEHTELGSNDVMTENRTDVSNSDNRQATTNTINQNWFHETNQDESRSDEGLGKELQADMRSGGQTFTSDELPISTHAVSIDTILIGKPERLDPAVKPADQKIRNEAVPINPDSLGNPADLENFIASSPIKEREEDDWTGVEQLVKTGEREEVELISANTRGFVVSFGSLIGFLPYRNLAARWKFLAFESWLRRKGLDPSLYRQNLGIIGKYEASRVMDSPETVKSLEIDSKTDEALTQDVKLEDLLMLYDQEKLKFLSSFVGQRIYVGVVSADRNSRRLIFSIKPKEKEELVEKKRELMARLSVGDIVKCCIKKITYFGVFVEVEGVSALIHQTEVSWDATLDPISYFKVGQIVDAKVHQLDFSLERIFLSLKEIMPDPLMETLEAVVGDQNTLDGRLEVAEANSEWVEVESLMKELRQIDGIQSVSKGRYFLSPGLAPTFQVYMASMFERQYKLLARAGNQVQEVMVETCLSKEELKAVILTCTNRVA, encoded by the exons ATGGATAGTTTCACGCTCAGCACTACCGCCAACTCCACCTCTCTCTCTTCAATTCAATTCTTTTCACAACCCGTTTATCATGCCAAGAAATCCGGTATACTGAATTTCCCTGGCAGAAAACCCAAAAAGTTTTGGGTTTCTGCCTCAAGAGATGAACCGCAGCTTGATGACTGGGATAGAATGGAGCTTAAATTTGGTAGAATGATTGGGGAAGACCCCAAAATCACTTTAGCCAAG ATAATGGGTAGAAAATCGAATCCAGATGTGTCTTATTTGGAGATTGAGAAGTTATTAGATAAGAAGAAGGGGAGAGCACTGGATGAAGGCGTAGAGGAGATCCCATTCGATTTGCCGGGTCAAAAGAAGTCAGTGAAATTCGTGCAAGGGCTAAATTTGGTCCGACCTGTATTAAAGAAAGGATCCAAGTTCGAAGAAACTGCTAAACCTGTGGAAACAAGTGCTAAAAGTCCTATCAGTCGTCCTATGAAAAAGGCTTCAGAGGCTTCAGAAGACACTAAAAGCAGCATTCCTGATGTTATCTTGcgaaaaccaagatcctttaaTGAGGATGATGGTGCGAGTGGATCCACAAGGTTCGGAATGAGGCCAAACTTATCACTGAGAATGGGAAATGGGCCGCAGAAAGAGAGGTTTAGTGATATTACGTTGTTAAGGAAACCTGAACCATTGACATCCGGATCTGAAGTTGGAGAAGAAGACAGCCGCCCAAATTCTTTGGATAGTAAAACTGGATTGGTGGAAAATTCATCTACTGAAGGAAGCGGTTCTGCCCCTCTTCTTAAGAAGCCAGAGCTGATGAAGCTCAATTCAAATGCCGAAGCCAATCATGATTCACCAAAAGAGCATACTGAACTTGGCTCCAATGATGTTATGACCGAGAATAGGACGGATGTTTCCAACTCAGATAATCGTCAAGCAACTACAAACACCATCAATCAAAACTGGTTCCATGAAACCAATCAAGATGAATCTCGTTCAGATGAGGGGTTGGGAAAAG AATTGCAGGCTGATATGCGGTCTGGTGGGCAAACATTCACTTCCGATGAACTTCCTATAAGTACACATGCAGTGTCTATAGATACTATTCTTATAGGCAAACCAGAAAG ATTAGATCCCGCTGTTAAACCAGCAGATCAGAAAATTAGAAATGAGGCAGTTCCAATAAACCCTGACAGCTTGGGTAATCCAGCAGATCTGGAGAACTTCATTGCGTCATCACCCATTAAG GAACGGGAGGAGGATGACTGGACTGGAGTAGAACAGCTGGTTAAGACTGGAGAAAGAGAAGAAGTGGAATTGATCAGCGCCAATACTAGAGGATTCGTT GTATCATTTGGCTCCTTGATTGGTTTTCTACCATATCGTAATCTTGCTGCTAGGTGGAAATTCTTAGCTTTTGAGTCCTGGTTGAGAAGAAAAGGTTTAGATCCATCCCTTTACAGGCAGAACCTGGGCATAATTGGAAAGTATGAAGCTAGTAGAGTGATGGATTCTCCCGAGACTGTGAAAAGTTTAGAAATTGATAGCAAGACTGATGAGGCATTGACACAAGATGTGAAACTGGAGGATCTTCTTATGCTCTATGACCAAGAGAAACTTAAATTCTTATCGTCCTTTGTTGGTCAG AGAATCTACGTGGGAGTAGTATCGGCTGACAGAAATTCTCGGAGGCTAATATTTTCCATAAAaccaaaagagaaagaagaattagTTGAAAAGAAGAGAGAACTCATG GCACGTCTGAGTGTTGGAGATATAGTCAAGTGCTGCATTAAAAAGATTACATACTTCGGTGTCTTTGTTGAG GTTGAAGGGGTTTCTGCACTTATTCACCAGACAGAAGTTTCTTGGGATGCCACTTTGGACCCTATATCATACTTCAAAGTTGGCCAG ATTGTCGATGCCAAAGTCCATCAATTGGATTTTTCGCTTGAACgtatatttttgtcattaaaggAAATAATG CCGGATCCCCTGATGGAGACCTTGGAGGCCGTGGTTGGTGATCAGAATACTTTGGATGGTAGACTCGAAGTAGCTGAGGCAAATTCTGAG TGGGTCGAGGTTGAGTCGCTGATGAAAGAACTGCGGCAGATTGATGGAATCCAGTCTGTGTCAAAAGGACGGTACTTTTTGAGCCCCGGTTTGGCACCTACTTTTCAG GTTTATATGGCCTCTATGTTTGAAAGGCAGTACAAATTGCTTGCTCGAGCTGGAAATCAAGTACAAGAG GTAATGGTGGAAACTTGTTTGAGCAAAGAGGAGCTGAAAGCTGTTATCCTGACCTGCACCAACAGGGTGGCCTGA